One window of Phycisphaeraceae bacterium genomic DNA carries:
- a CDS encoding PilZ domain-containing protein, whose translation MPAPTPDNPAKHSVWKKPEQSPENQRRHGRVKCHDICCTLGEVLDLSASGLRVRATGKLPVRKGDAFSMTIETLDGPMLAPVRIAWIRRVGFRRHEIGVTFVETGEALARALGTLARAAANNEVITPWYRRSGAA comes from the coding sequence ATGCCCGCCCCCACACCCGACAACCCGGCAAAGCACTCGGTCTGGAAAAAGCCGGAGCAATCGCCCGAGAACCAGCGTCGGCACGGCCGCGTCAAGTGCCACGATATCTGCTGCACCCTGGGCGAGGTGCTCGACCTGTCCGCTTCGGGGCTTCGCGTTCGCGCGACGGGCAAACTCCCCGTGCGCAAGGGCGATGCATTCAGCATGACCATCGAGACTCTGGATGGCCCGATGCTCGCTCCGGTCCGGATCGCCTGGATCCGCCGCGTCGGCTTCCGGCGTCACGAAATCGGGGTCACCTTCGTCGAGACCGGCGAGGCATTGGCGCGAGCGCTCGGCACCCTCGCAAGAGCCGCGGCCAATAACGAGGTCATCACCCCCTGGTACCGCCGGAGCGGCGCAGCATAA